One window of the Streptomyces sp. ITFR-21 genome contains the following:
- a CDS encoding SDR family NAD(P)-dependent oxidoreductase, which yields MSTPESPTRAALLPGKVAVVTGGAGAIGRQICLTLAAEGAIVYCCDLDPDRCGQVVDAVHSAGGRAHALVGDIGDQATVESLFGTVRAGAGRLDVLVNGAAWIVYELIGEIAEPTIDRMITAGLKSIVWTTQQAIPLMRHAGGGSIVNISSSAGVRPARRQFVYSGIKGAVGSMTVQSAVELGPDGIRVNAVAPGLVVHDGNLARLSPAFIEARRADTPLGRLGRSEDIAGAVLFLASELSSFVSGQTITVDGGRLFAG from the coding sequence ATGAGCACGCCGGAATCCCCCACCCGGGCCGCGCTGCTGCCGGGCAAGGTCGCCGTCGTCACCGGCGGCGCCGGCGCGATCGGCCGCCAGATCTGCCTGACGCTGGCCGCCGAGGGCGCCATCGTGTACTGCTGCGATCTCGACCCCGACCGCTGCGGCCAGGTCGTCGATGCCGTGCACTCCGCCGGCGGCCGGGCCCACGCGCTGGTCGGCGACATCGGCGACCAGGCCACCGTCGAGTCGCTGTTCGGTACCGTGCGCGCCGGAGCGGGACGCCTCGACGTGCTCGTCAACGGCGCTGCCTGGATCGTCTACGAGCTGATCGGCGAGATCGCCGAGCCGACGATCGACCGGATGATCACGGCCGGGCTGAAGTCGATCGTGTGGACGACCCAGCAGGCGATCCCCTTGATGCGGCACGCCGGCGGCGGCTCGATCGTCAACATCTCCTCTTCCGCCGGCGTCCGGCCGGCACGCCGGCAGTTCGTCTACTCCGGCATCAAGGGCGCCGTCGGGTCGATGACGGTGCAGTCCGCGGTCGAACTGGGCCCCGACGGCATCCGCGTCAACGCCGTCGCCCCCGGCCTGGTCGTCCACGACGGCAACCTGGCCCGGCTGTCGCCGGCGTTCATCGAGGCCCGCCGCGCCGACACCCCGCTGGGACGGCTCGGCCGGTCCGAGGACATCGCCGGTGCGGTCCTGTTCCTGGCCTCGGAGCTGAGCTCGTTCGTCTCCGGTCAGACGATCACCGTCGACGGAGGTCGGCTGTTCGCGGGCTGA
- a CDS encoding FAD-dependent monooxygenase, which yields MQVPVLVVGAGPVGLALAGDLGWRGVNTLLVERTDGAVTQPKMDMVGIRSMEFCRRWGITDWVESAGYNRHYTQDCAWVTDLNGYEFGREPFPAPADEKPPPHSPQHRERCPQNFFDPVLTRFAVENGSDIRYNTELVDFTDLGDRVVAVVRDADGTTSEIECQYLIGTDGGGSRVRDKLGIEMTGDGVLTYTTNAVFRCDGLESLHHTKAAYRYIFIGEEGTWATLVAINGKDQWRFSLIGDGDRRLVSEEEMRTAIVRAVGREFDFEILSMLPWVRRQLVADHYRSGRVFLAGDSAHLTSPTGGFGMNTGLLDAVNLSWKLAAVLDGWGGETLLDSYETEQRPVAIRNVTEAGDNLKRMLQPRVAKPEAAVFAGDSAEATQARKEYGQRYTEMMAREWFTIGIHLGYLYEGSPVIVPDGTPAPELTVSTYTPTARPGSRAPHVWLSPQRSTLDEFGLRFALLRFDAAADAGPLLAAAQAGSVPIRLVDVDSAEAAALYEKPLVLVRPDGQVAWRGDDAADAAAIVETVCGLRGTDRTSETAVK from the coding sequence ATGCAGGTTCCCGTTCTTGTGGTCGGCGCCGGGCCGGTAGGACTGGCGTTGGCCGGGGACCTCGGATGGCGCGGAGTGAACACGTTGCTCGTCGAGCGCACCGACGGCGCGGTCACCCAGCCGAAGATGGACATGGTCGGGATACGGTCCATGGAGTTCTGTCGCCGGTGGGGCATCACGGACTGGGTCGAGTCGGCCGGCTACAACCGCCACTACACCCAGGACTGTGCCTGGGTCACCGACCTCAACGGCTACGAGTTCGGCCGCGAGCCCTTTCCGGCGCCCGCCGACGAGAAGCCCCCGCCGCACAGCCCGCAGCACCGCGAACGCTGCCCACAGAACTTCTTCGACCCGGTCCTGACCCGTTTCGCCGTTGAGAACGGGAGCGACATCCGCTACAACACCGAGCTCGTCGACTTCACCGACCTCGGCGACCGGGTCGTCGCCGTCGTGCGTGACGCAGACGGCACGACCAGCGAGATCGAGTGCCAGTACCTGATCGGGACCGACGGCGGCGGCAGCCGGGTGCGGGACAAGCTCGGCATCGAGATGACCGGCGACGGCGTGCTCACCTACACGACCAACGCCGTGTTCCGTTGCGACGGCCTGGAGTCGCTGCACCACACCAAGGCCGCCTACCGGTACATCTTCATCGGCGAAGAAGGCACCTGGGCGACGCTCGTCGCGATCAACGGCAAAGATCAGTGGCGATTCTCGCTCATCGGCGACGGGGACAGGCGGCTGGTGTCGGAGGAGGAGATGCGCACGGCGATCGTGCGCGCGGTCGGGCGCGAGTTCGACTTCGAGATCCTGTCGATGCTGCCGTGGGTCCGCCGCCAGCTCGTCGCCGACCACTACCGCTCGGGGCGCGTGTTCCTCGCCGGCGACTCAGCGCACCTGACCTCGCCCACCGGTGGGTTCGGCATGAACACCGGCCTGCTCGACGCCGTCAACCTGTCCTGGAAGCTCGCGGCGGTCCTTGACGGCTGGGGCGGCGAGACACTGCTCGACTCCTACGAGACCGAGCAGCGGCCGGTCGCCATCCGCAACGTCACCGAGGCCGGTGACAACCTCAAGCGCATGTTGCAGCCGCGTGTCGCGAAGCCCGAGGCCGCGGTCTTCGCCGGCGACAGCGCCGAAGCCACGCAGGCCCGCAAAGAGTACGGCCAGCGCTACACCGAGATGATGGCCCGCGAGTGGTTCACGATCGGGATCCATCTCGGCTACCTCTACGAGGGGTCGCCGGTGATCGTCCCGGACGGGACCCCGGCACCGGAGCTGACGGTCTCCACCTATACGCCGACCGCGCGGCCCGGTTCGCGAGCGCCGCACGTGTGGCTGTCACCGCAGCGGTCGACCCTGGACGAGTTCGGCCTGCGGTTCGCCCTTCTGCGCTTCGACGCCGCAGCCGACGCCGGCCCGCTACTGGCGGCCGCACAGGCCGGCTCGGTGCCGATCCGCCTGGTCGACGTCGACAGCGCCGAGGCCGCCGCGCTGTACGAGAAGCCGCTGGTACTGGTGCGCCCGGACGGACAGGTGGCGTGGCGCGGCGACGACGCCGCCGACGCGGCGGCTATCGTCGAGACGGTCTGCGGCCTGCGCGGCACCGACCGGACCTCCGAAACCGCGGTGAAATGA
- a CDS encoding branched-chain amino acid ABC transporter permease translates to MTGVSILNALAISGLYVLVVTGLAIIYGLRGVMNFSHGALYMVGGYFAYTLTSHMNFWVGLVGATVIMGLIGILFEFVVLRPLMGRLNPTLMALVTFGLSIIIDQVIVKVYGGGSHTTALPSGLQGTTALLGTHYPTYRLFVIGVAVAFSIGLFCWLRYSRTGMYVRAFSQDPGTSEILGVNSDRIGLLIVSLGMACAGLAGALAGPYITVSPSMGDSMVITALIIVVVGGVGSLGGAFVIAIVYGFVQTFGAQWVPSFSSTIPYLAAFIALIAVPRGLGRSREA, encoded by the coding sequence GTGACAGGCGTCTCTATCCTCAACGCGCTCGCGATCAGCGGTCTGTACGTTCTCGTTGTCACCGGCTTGGCGATCATCTACGGGCTGCGCGGCGTCATGAACTTCAGCCACGGCGCCCTGTACATGGTCGGCGGCTACTTCGCCTACACCCTCACCAGTCACATGAACTTCTGGGTTGGACTCGTCGGGGCCACCGTGATCATGGGGCTGATCGGAATTCTGTTCGAGTTCGTCGTGCTCCGCCCGCTCATGGGCCGGCTCAATCCGACGCTCATGGCCCTGGTGACCTTCGGACTGTCGATCATCATCGACCAGGTCATCGTCAAGGTCTACGGCGGCGGCAGCCACACCACCGCACTGCCCAGCGGTTTGCAGGGAACGACCGCGCTGCTCGGCACGCACTATCCGACCTACCGGCTGTTCGTCATCGGCGTCGCCGTCGCGTTCTCCATCGGTCTGTTCTGCTGGCTGCGGTACTCCCGCACCGGCATGTACGTACGCGCCTTCAGCCAGGACCCGGGCACCTCGGAGATCCTGGGCGTCAACAGTGACCGCATCGGTCTGCTCATCGTCTCCCTGGGCATGGCATGTGCCGGCCTCGCCGGCGCCCTGGCCGGCCCGTACATCACCGTCTCGCCCTCAATGGGCGACTCCATGGTGATCACGGCGCTGATCATCGTGGTCGTCGGGGGTGTCGGCAGCCTCGGCGGCGCGTTCGTCATCGCCATCGTCTATGGCTTCGTCCAAACCTTCGGCGCGCAATGGGTGCCGAGCTTCTCCAGCACGATCCCCTATCTCGCCGCGTTCATCGCGCTGATCGCGGTCCCGCGTGGTCTCGGCCGAAGCCGGGAGGCTTGA
- a CDS encoding branched-chain amino acid ABC transporter permease, with protein sequence MSDTTAFKPVAEKVLAPRRGGPTGGHHVSRRLLIVSGVFVLVAVVGFFVPSFGFGTQTVDLLGQGLVQGVAATGVGLLMRQTGLINFGAGALYGSGAYMFAIACTSLDLSMTSAFVLAVVATTVLSAIVGMLTVRSGHLGFAIMTVAFSQLLIQLVNSQGLRSVTHGTDGLLITEKNTLFGINGHDLFSPSSFWPLAWICALLAVVVAYAIEHSRFGRIARSIQENEERMRFAGFQTFWPKVLIFTIAGALAGIAGALSAAHYAFASTDLLGLSSGGDILFSSFLGGPSFPAGPMAGSVLFSWAQSEFGQAGQLELYTGIGIVVAIVLLRRGLLGAVGDLFRLARRTVGSHSKETPDASH encoded by the coding sequence ATGTCCGACACCACAGCCTTCAAGCCCGTGGCTGAGAAGGTCCTGGCACCCCGACGCGGCGGCCCGACGGGCGGGCACCACGTCAGCCGCCGGCTGCTGATCGTCTCCGGCGTGTTCGTGCTGGTCGCCGTCGTCGGCTTCTTCGTCCCGTCGTTCGGGTTCGGTACGCAGACCGTCGACCTGCTCGGACAAGGACTGGTCCAGGGCGTCGCGGCGACCGGAGTCGGCCTGCTCATGCGGCAGACCGGGCTCATCAACTTCGGCGCCGGCGCACTCTACGGCAGCGGCGCGTACATGTTCGCCATCGCCTGCACTTCCCTCGACCTGTCCATGACGTCGGCTTTCGTCCTCGCCGTGGTCGCCACCACCGTGCTGTCGGCCATCGTCGGCATGCTGACCGTACGCTCGGGGCATCTGGGATTCGCGATCATGACGGTGGCGTTCAGCCAGCTGCTCATCCAGCTGGTCAATTCCCAGGGTCTGCGCTCGGTCACCCACGGTACCGACGGCCTGCTGATCACTGAGAAGAACACCCTGTTCGGAATCAACGGCCACGACCTGTTCTCCCCGTCGTCGTTCTGGCCGCTGGCCTGGATCTGCGCACTGCTGGCGGTGGTCGTCGCCTATGCCATCGAGCACTCCCGGTTCGGCCGTATCGCACGCTCGATCCAGGAGAACGAGGAGCGGATGCGGTTCGCCGGGTTCCAGACGTTCTGGCCGAAGGTTCTCATCTTCACCATCGCCGGAGCACTGGCCGGCATCGCCGGAGCGCTCAGCGCCGCCCACTACGCGTTCGCCTCCACCGACCTGCTCGGCCTTTCCTCCGGCGGCGACATCCTCTTCAGCTCCTTCCTCGGCGGCCCCAGCTTCCCGGCCGGGCCGATGGCCGGATCGGTGCTGTTCTCGTGGGCGCAAAGCGAGTTCGGACAGGCCGGGCAGCTGGAGCTCTACACCGGGATCGGCATCGTCGTGGCCATTGTGCTGCTGCGCCGCGGACTGCTCGGCGCGGTCGGAGACCTGTTCCGCCTCGCCCGCCGCACCGTCGGCAGCCACTCGAAGGAGACTCCCGATGCTTCGCACTGA
- a CDS encoding ABC transporter ATP-binding protein, producing MLRTENLSVSFGKVAALKNVTVQIESATVQGVIGPNGAGKSTLMDALSGRVKATTGHVYLDDADITTRSVTWRRRQGISRSFQRTSIFPTQTVREQLELVAGRSKATDATEIADALGLGEVLDRVAGEIAYGDQRRVDIALALVGNPTLLLLDEPGAGLSAAETLSLFEHVAALVKDRGVTAAIVEHDVDAVFATCDTVTVLDLGTVLASGKPEDVRRDDRVITAYLGSAA from the coding sequence ATGCTTCGCACTGAGAACCTGAGCGTGTCCTTCGGCAAGGTCGCCGCGCTGAAGAACGTCACCGTGCAGATCGAGTCGGCAACCGTGCAGGGCGTTATCGGACCCAACGGGGCCGGCAAGTCCACCCTGATGGACGCGCTCAGCGGCCGGGTGAAGGCCACGACCGGACACGTGTACCTCGACGACGCGGACATCACAACCCGTTCTGTGACCTGGCGCCGCCGGCAGGGCATCTCCCGGTCCTTCCAACGCACCAGCATCTTCCCGACGCAGACCGTGCGCGAGCAGCTCGAACTCGTCGCCGGGCGCAGCAAGGCCACCGACGCCACCGAGATCGCCGACGCGCTCGGCCTGGGCGAGGTCCTGGACCGCGTCGCCGGCGAGATCGCCTACGGTGACCAGCGGCGCGTCGACATCGCCTTGGCCCTCGTCGGCAACCCGACGCTGCTGCTGCTCGACGAGCCCGGCGCCGGACTGTCCGCCGCCGAGACGCTGTCGCTGTTCGAGCATGTCGCCGCTCTCGTGAAGGACCGCGGCGTCACCGCGGCGATCGTCGAGCACGACGTCGACGCCGTCTTCGCCACCTGCGACACCGTCACCGTGCTCGACCTCGGCACCGTGCTCGCCAGCGGCAAACCCGAAGACGTGCGCCGCGACGACCGGGTCATCACCGCTTACCTCGGGAGCGCCGCATGA